The proteins below are encoded in one region of Ferruginibacter lapsinanis:
- a CDS encoding alpha/beta fold hydrolase, which translates to MSYEIKQDGKYKFIEEGNGEPLMLLHGLFGALSNFKDLIEHFSQTHKVVVPMLPLLELDLLHTSVGGLQKFVKNFIEHRSYNNIHLLGNSLGGHVALVHVLKNPDRIKSVILTGSSGLFENGMGDSYPKRGDKEYMRKKAELTFYDPAMVTEELLDEIFEITNNRLKAIKIIALAKSAIRNNLGEEISQIKQPTCLIWGANDNITPPFVGEEFHKLIPNSELHFIDKCGHAPMMEVPKEFNRILGEFLAKQ; encoded by the coding sequence ATGAGTTACGAAATTAAACAAGACGGGAAATACAAGTTTATTGAAGAAGGCAATGGCGAACCGCTGATGCTGTTGCATGGTCTGTTTGGAGCATTAAGTAATTTTAAGGACCTGATCGAGCATTTTAGCCAAACACATAAAGTTGTAGTGCCTATGCTCCCTTTATTAGAACTTGACTTATTACATACATCTGTTGGTGGCTTACAAAAATTCGTAAAGAATTTCATAGAGCACCGCAGCTATAACAATATTCATCTTTTAGGAAATTCTTTAGGAGGCCATGTTGCATTGGTACATGTTTTAAAGAACCCTGATCGAATTAAATCTGTTATCTTAACAGGTAGCTCCGGCTTATTTGAGAATGGGATGGGAGATTCTTATCCCAAACGTGGCGACAAAGAATACATGCGAAAAAAAGCCGAACTTACTTTTTATGATCCTGCAATGGTAACTGAAGAATTGCTGGATGAAATTTTTGAGATCACCAACAATCGCTTAAAAGCGATAAAAATTATTGCTTTGGCAAAAAGTGCCATCCGCAATAATTTAGGAGAAGAAATCAGTCAGATAAAACAACCTACTTGTCTTATTTGGGGAGCCAATGATAATATTACTCCACCATTTGTAGGCGAGGAATTCCATAAACTTATTCCAAACAGTGAGTTACATTTTATAGATAAATGTGGTCATGCTCCGATGATGGAAGTGCCTAAAGAGTTTAATCGGATTTTAGGGGAGTTTTTAGCAAAACAATAA
- the porG gene encoding type IX secretion system protein PorG, producing MKERFFMVLVASLLFFSAQAQNESIVQKGDIGFTVGASQYFGDLNPRAAIKKFKPAIGIFYRKQFTTYLGLRLSAHYTQLGFSDADSKISFQQARNLSFQTNLWEVALHGDFNFFKYIPGDPNYTFTPYITLGLGVFSFNPYTELNGSKIYLRDLGTEGQNIGYTDLSGKKRKPYKTTAVCMPFGVGLKYNVSSNMNLSFQIGQRLTLTDYLDDVSTTYVGADKFTSDPTANLLQDRSPEVTAIPIGVEGRQRGWSKQKDQYIIAEIGISFNIKGYRCPTNY from the coding sequence ATGAAAGAAAGGTTTTTTATGGTTCTTGTGGCGAGCCTCCTGTTTTTTTCTGCACAAGCACAAAATGAAAGCATTGTTCAGAAAGGCGATATTGGTTTCACGGTAGGAGCATCACAGTATTTCGGAGACCTTAACCCCCGGGCTGCCATTAAAAAATTCAAGCCGGCAATTGGTATATTTTATCGCAAACAATTCACTACTTATTTGGGCTTACGCCTGAGTGCACATTATACTCAATTAGGTTTTAGTGACGCTGATTCTAAGATATCTTTTCAACAGGCAAGAAACCTAAGCTTTCAAACTAATTTATGGGAAGTTGCCTTGCACGGAGATTTTAATTTTTTTAAATATATCCCCGGAGATCCCAATTATACTTTTACCCCTTATATCACTCTTGGGTTGGGGGTATTCAGTTTTAACCCCTATACAGAGTTGAATGGATCGAAAATTTACTTACGCGACTTAGGCACAGAGGGACAAAACATAGGGTATACTGATCTTTCCGGAAAAAAACGCAAACCATACAAAACAACAGCTGTATGCATGCCATTTGGTGTAGGGTTAAAATACAATGTAAGTAGTAATATGAACCTGTCCTTCCAAATTGGACAACGACTTACCTTAACTGATTATTTAGATGATGTAAGTACCACTTATGTGGGTGCTGATAAATTTACAAGCGACCCCACCGCTAATCTTTTACAGGACAGGAGTCCTGAAGTAACAGCCATTCCTATTGGTGTTGAAGGCCGTCAAAGAGGATGGAGCAAGCAGAAAGACCAGTACATCATTGCAGAGATTGGTATTTCATTTAATATCAAAGGATATCGCTGCCCTACTAACTATTAA
- a CDS encoding L,D-transpeptidase family protein, giving the protein MKNTGLVKLVFFLICISLLAFVPPTKKKKRSSIKKSSVTKVVKQTAAADTDSLENPYYIIVDKSDYELKVYDDEGWYATYPVVFGGKDLGDKMKEGDKRTPDGQFKVILKKIHKQWGPELLLDYPNPTSIQKFNQRKAQGLIAPNARIGNGIAIHATRPQEEWTVDNFYNWTDGCVSVKYTEMKDLFSYIPVGTPVTIQQ; this is encoded by the coding sequence ATGAAAAACACCGGCCTTGTTAAGTTAGTATTTTTTTTAATCTGTATTTCCCTCTTAGCTTTCGTTCCTCCAACAAAGAAAAAGAAACGTAGCAGCATTAAGAAAAGTTCTGTTACCAAAGTAGTTAAACAAACTGCTGCCGCAGACACTGATAGTCTTGAAAATCCATATTATATCATCGTTGACAAAAGTGATTACGAATTAAAAGTATATGATGACGAAGGTTGGTATGCTACCTATCCGGTGGTATTTGGAGGAAAAGACCTGGGTGATAAAATGAAAGAAGGTGATAAAAGAACTCCTGATGGACAATTTAAAGTGATCCTGAAAAAAATTCACAAACAATGGGGACCGGAATTATTATTGGATTACCCTAACCCTACCAGCATTCAAAAATTCAATCAAAGAAAAGCACAGGGTTTAATTGCGCCAAATGCCAGAATAGGTAATGGTATTGCTATACACGCTACACGTCCGCAGGAAGAATGGACCGTAGATAATTTTTACAACTGGACTGATGGATGTGTGTCTGTAAAATATACAGAAATGAAAGACCTTTTCAGTTATATTCCTGTAGGAACTCCCGTTACTATTCAACAATAA
- a CDS encoding NAD kinase, whose amino-acid sequence MRIAIYSRGIENNQHHDIESFLEELHAYKVEAVFSQDFFNQFYSSVKMKGKYSTFSSSDDLDETIDCIISLGGDGTLLDTVTLVKDKGIPVLGINYGRLGFLANIGKEELHTAIEALVKRTYVLDKRTLIHLDANIPVFDDVPYALNEFTLQKKDSSSMIKIHTYLNGEFLNTYWADGLIVATPTGSTGYSLSCNGPIVFPDSGSFVITPVAPHNLNIRPIVVPDNNIISFEVEGRTDSFICTLDSRRMVVPKEIQIAVKKETFEISLIRLNENNFLQTLRNKLSWGLDKRN is encoded by the coding sequence ATGAGAATCGCCATTTATAGCAGGGGTATCGAAAATAATCAACATCATGATATTGAATCTTTTTTGGAGGAGTTACATGCCTACAAGGTAGAAGCTGTTTTTTCTCAGGATTTCTTTAACCAGTTTTACTCTTCCGTAAAAATGAAAGGCAAGTATTCTACATTCAGCTCTTCGGATGATCTGGACGAAACAATCGACTGTATCATAAGTTTAGGAGGTGATGGCACACTATTGGATACTGTTACTTTAGTAAAAGACAAAGGCATTCCGGTACTGGGTATCAATTATGGCCGATTGGGTTTTTTAGCAAATATTGGTAAAGAAGAATTGCATACAGCTATCGAGGCATTAGTAAAAAGAACCTATGTACTGGATAAACGAACATTGATCCATCTGGATGCCAATATCCCGGTTTTTGATGATGTTCCTTATGCATTAAATGAATTTACACTCCAAAAAAAGGATTCTTCATCTATGATAAAGATCCATACTTATCTGAATGGAGAATTTTTAAATACCTACTGGGCAGATGGATTGATTGTAGCTACCCCAACAGGATCCACCGGTTACTCACTTAGTTGTAATGGCCCCATTGTTTTTCCGGATAGTGGTAGTTTTGTAATTACTCCGGTAGCACCACACAATTTAAATATCCGCCCTATTGTTGTGCCAGACAATAATATTATTTCGTTTGAAGTAGAGGGAAGAACAGACTCTTTTATATGTACACTCGATAGCAGGCGTATGGTGGTACCAAAAGAAATACAGATCGCCGTAAAAAAAGAAACATTTGAAATAAGTCTTATTCGTTTAAATGAAAATAATTTTTTACAAACGCTGCGAAATAAGCTTTCCTGGGGTCTTGATAAAAGAAATTAA
- a CDS encoding S-adenosylmethionine:tRNA ribosyltransferase-isomerase gives MHPKNIAIENYTYSLPADKIALHPLADRDGSRLLVYKDGGIEESIYKNIHQYIPEKSVLVFNDTKVINARIIFTKPTGGAIEIFLLEPWRSDYVTALSATTTTQWKCFVGGISKWKDGVLQLRVADYELRIELKEKLSDAYVVEFNWDGGAGFAEVIETAGKIPLPPYIKRVADVEDADRYQTVYAKDDGSVAAPTAGLHFTEEVFSSLSQKNIVTEFVTLHVGAGTFKPVKAVTMQEHEMHAEWIDVDISVIEHLIANLDNLIVAVGTTSLRTLESLYWLGVKALKHPAAESLSLTQWEVYDELDGSVVVADALSALIIWMKTQKKSSLFTQTQILIAPGYIFKIAKAIVTNFHQPNSTLLLLVAAAVGEDWKKIYSYALENNFRFLSYGDGSLLFIQKNSTN, from the coding sequence ATGCACCCTAAAAATATTGCAATAGAAAATTATACTTATTCGTTGCCGGCGGATAAGATCGCTTTACATCCTTTGGCAGACAGGGATGGCTCCAGGTTATTGGTATATAAAGATGGAGGTATTGAAGAAAGTATTTATAAAAATATTCATCAATATATTCCTGAAAAAAGTGTACTCGTATTTAATGATACAAAAGTGATCAATGCAAGGATCATTTTTACCAAACCCACCGGTGGAGCAATTGAAATATTTTTACTGGAACCATGGAGATCAGATTATGTTACGGCATTGTCAGCCACTACCACTACCCAGTGGAAATGTTTTGTAGGGGGAATTAGTAAATGGAAGGATGGAGTTTTACAATTACGGGTTGCGGATTACGAGTTACGAATTGAATTAAAGGAAAAACTTTCCGATGCTTATGTGGTAGAATTTAATTGGGATGGTGGAGCCGGTTTTGCTGAGGTAATTGAAACTGCGGGGAAGATACCCTTACCACCATACATTAAAAGAGTGGCAGATGTAGAGGATGCGGATAGGTATCAAACTGTTTATGCAAAAGATGATGGATCGGTAGCAGCACCAACCGCAGGATTGCATTTTACCGAAGAGGTATTCTCGTCTCTTTCCCAAAAAAATATTGTAACAGAATTTGTAACACTTCATGTTGGAGCAGGAACGTTCAAGCCCGTAAAAGCGGTAACTATGCAGGAGCATGAAATGCATGCAGAGTGGATCGATGTAGATATATCAGTGATAGAACATCTTATCGCTAATTTGGATAATTTGATCGTTGCAGTGGGTACTACTTCGTTGAGAACACTGGAAAGTTTGTATTGGTTGGGAGTGAAGGCACTGAAACATCCTGCTGCTGAATCACTCTCATTGACTCAGTGGGAGGTATATGACGAATTGGATGGAAGTGTTGTTGTTGCAGATGCATTATCTGCATTAATTATTTGGATGAAAACCCAAAAAAAGTCGTCTCTTTTTACACAAACACAGATATTGATTGCTCCGGGTTATATTTTTAAGATCGCAAAAGCGATTGTAACAAATTTCCATCAACCCAATTCCACTTTATTATTGCTGGTAGCTGCTGCTGTTGGCGAAGACTGGAAAAAGATCTATTCCTATGCGTTGGAAAATAATTTTCGTTTTTTAAGTTACGGAGACGGAAGTCTGCTATTTATTCAAAAAAATAGTACAAATTAA
- a CDS encoding POTRA domain-containing protein, with translation MNVIKKIFFCFLAGAFSILSQKAKSQSVAISNDQDTAARRFQVKEIKIIGNKKTKGYIIKREMLMREGDYIDSAALPITLEKSRQFIYNTTLFNEVKVTADTLPNNLLVVSVEVKERWYIFPVPQFQWVDRNLNDWLNNHNGDLSRVNYGLKFAHYNLTGRRDQLRITALNGYTRNISFSYSQPYSNSALTEGFSVGIGFTQNREIVYKTSYDNKLLFLKSEDFSNQRFFVNTAYTLRRGITERHTFSLSFSGLSVNDSVITSVYNPSYFNSTSSRQNIIDLSYTYQFTDVDNISYPLVGKVYSGTVSKRGLKLKGDINSFQIDGRWSKYSNMKKNWYSSLETMGKINMPFDQAYINQRSFGYGEAYLRGLENYVIDGVAYALAKSTLKKKLLYFRIRLPFKAKTISSLPVTIFAKTYADFGYVYTQNQYDTYLSNRFLYTVGAGIDILTTYDATLRLEYSFNQLGQNGLFLRMRSSF, from the coding sequence ATGAATGTAATAAAAAAAATATTTTTCTGTTTTCTTGCTGGAGCTTTTTCCATTCTTTCACAAAAAGCAAAATCCCAATCCGTTGCAATATCAAACGATCAGGATACTGCTGCCAGAAGATTTCAGGTAAAAGAAATAAAGATCATCGGTAATAAAAAAACCAAAGGTTATATTATCAAAAGAGAAATGCTGATGAGAGAAGGAGATTATATTGATAGTGCAGCATTACCAATAACCCTCGAAAAATCCAGGCAATTTATTTATAACACCACTTTGTTCAATGAAGTTAAAGTTACCGCAGATACGCTGCCAAATAACCTGCTGGTAGTATCTGTTGAGGTAAAAGAGAGGTGGTACATTTTCCCTGTCCCTCAATTCCAATGGGTAGATAGAAATTTAAATGACTGGCTAAATAACCATAATGGAGATCTCTCCAGGGTAAACTACGGTTTAAAATTTGCCCACTACAATCTTACAGGCAGACGAGATCAGCTAAGGATCACAGCACTCAATGGATATACGAGAAATATTTCGTTTTCATATTCTCAACCCTATAGTAACTCGGCACTTACCGAAGGATTTTCTGTGGGAATAGGGTTTACTCAAAACAGAGAAATTGTTTATAAAACTTCTTACGACAATAAATTGCTGTTTTTAAAATCGGAAGATTTTTCTAATCAGCGTTTCTTTGTAAATACAGCATATACCTTACGCAGAGGAATAACAGAAAGACACACTTTTAGCCTCTCATTTTCAGGCCTATCTGTTAACGATTCTGTTATCACATCTGTTTATAATCCTTCTTATTTTAACAGTACATCATCCCGCCAAAATATTATTGACCTCTCTTACACCTATCAGTTTACAGATGTAGACAATATCTCTTATCCGCTTGTAGGAAAAGTATATTCAGGGACTGTGTCAAAACGAGGATTGAAATTGAAAGGAGATATCAATTCTTTTCAGATCGACGGCCGTTGGTCGAAATATTCGAACATGAAGAAAAACTGGTATTCCAGCCTCGAAACAATGGGAAAAATCAATATGCCGTTTGATCAGGCATATATCAATCAACGGTCTTTTGGTTACGGTGAAGCATATTTGCGTGGACTCGAAAACTATGTAATAGACGGGGTGGCTTACGCATTGGCAAAATCTACTTTAAAAAAGAAATTATTATACTTCCGCATTCGTTTACCATTTAAGGCTAAAACGATCAGCAGCCTTCCTGTTACCATCTTTGCTAAAACATATGCCGATTTTGGCTATGTATATACGCAAAACCAATACGACACTTACCTGAGTAACCGATTTTTATATACTGTAGGAGCCGGTATAGACATATTAACTACATATGATGCGACCCTCCGTTTAGAATATAGTTTTAACCAATTAGGACAAAACGGTTTATTTTTACGTATGCGTAGCAGTTTTTAA
- a CDS encoding CvpA family protein, whose amino-acid sequence MIDIFFAILIIIAIVKGYQKGLIIALFSIVAFIIGIVAAVKLSSVVATYLQNHTSIAGKWLPVISFAVVFLGVILLVRLGAKVIEKTFQFAMLGWVNRIGGIILYALLYTIIFSILLFYAEKIHLLDSSVTQASQTYPYVQPWAPKVIDQFGKVIPIFKGMFTALENFFSGVPDKI is encoded by the coding sequence TTGATCGATATTTTTTTCGCCATATTAATTATCATTGCTATTGTAAAAGGCTATCAAAAGGGTTTAATTATTGCTCTTTTTTCTATAGTAGCTTTTATCATTGGCATCGTCGCTGCTGTAAAATTATCGTCAGTTGTTGCCACTTACCTGCAAAATCACACATCCATTGCAGGGAAATGGCTGCCGGTGATCTCTTTTGCAGTGGTTTTTTTGGGGGTGATTTTATTGGTAAGACTTGGCGCAAAGGTGATTGAAAAAACTTTTCAGTTTGCAATGTTGGGATGGGTAAACAGAATTGGCGGCATCATTTTGTATGCGTTGTTATATACAATTATTTTCAGCATATTATTATTCTATGCAGAAAAAATTCATTTACTGGATTCTTCCGTCACACAAGCATCACAAACTTATCCGTATGTTCAGCCATGGGCGCCAAAAGTAATTGATCAGTTTGGCAAGGTAATTCCAATATTTAAGGGTATGTTTACAGCTTTAGAGAATTTTTTTTCTGGGGTACCCGATAAAATTTAA
- a CDS encoding CBS domain-containing protein, producing the protein MLTAELINHNIPQLTLQDSIGKALQLIQDFRISHLPVVSEEKYLGLISEEDLSDAEDKKGTIEVLQDSFITASIFEKEHFLNAVNFCIKIDTNVVPIINTEMELTGVITVSDLLKTLGNFSGANEIGGIIVLEMERSEFIISEISRIVESNDATILHLNTTVHPENGLLTVTLHLNKKEIATIIATFERYEYTVTFSYGNETHTTNIESNYQHLMTYLDL; encoded by the coding sequence ATGCTCACAGCCGAATTAATTAATCACAATATACCGCAACTTACGCTGCAAGACAGCATAGGAAAGGCTTTGCAGCTTATTCAGGACTTCAGAATATCACATTTACCAGTAGTTTCAGAAGAAAAATACCTGGGGCTTATAAGCGAAGAAGACCTGTCGGACGCAGAAGATAAAAAAGGTACTATAGAAGTATTACAAGACAGTTTTATCACAGCCTCTATATTTGAAAAAGAACATTTCCTTAATGCGGTGAATTTTTGTATCAAGATCGATACCAATGTTGTCCCGATCATTAATACTGAAATGGAATTAACAGGAGTGATCACTGTTTCCGATCTGTTAAAAACCTTAGGCAATTTTTCGGGAGCCAATGAGATAGGCGGTATCATAGTATTGGAAATGGAACGTTCAGAATTCATTATTTCTGAAATAAGCCGTATTGTAGAAAGCAATGACGCTACTATATTACACTTGAATACAACCGTTCACCCTGAAAATGGTTTATTGACAGTAACCCTCCATTTAAACAAAAAAGAAATTGCAACTATCATTGCAACTTTTGAACGATATGAGTATACAGTTACTTTTTCTTACGGAAATGAAACGCATACCACTAATATAGAAAGCAACTACCAGCATTTAATGACTTACCTGGATCTTTAA